Proteins from a single region of Thermoplasmata archaeon:
- a CDS encoding amidohydrolase: MPGDADVVLVGGRIFTAAPERTWAHALAVRGERLVAVGTDAQAERWSGRRTRLVGLRGRTVVPGFVDAHAHMAESAGERGWTRLDGARDLADAVDRLRRAAAATPRGGWVIGIDWDESKWPERRYLAREDLDRASTDHRVVARRVDCHMGSLNSRSLEAAADLAGTRGFEVDGSGRPTGILTEDAFAAFHARFEADEAAIERGLPSMARMAHRLGVTSIHDIVGPAEWRAYQRARRAGRLRLRVYAMPRHALLAPLIEAGLRTGFGDPWLRLGAIKIFSDGSLGAHTAALRDPYADRAGEKGMLVHAPSELHGLLERAHRAGFQTATHAIGDAAVRLVVESLEAIQDAGPRDDARHRIEHYELPDEDVLRHTKAAGVIASCQPNFVGQWSAPGGLYETRLGRARVVRNNPYRRIVRRRIPLCFGSDGMPYGPLYGVHWAVNGPFPDQRISPEEAFRAYTAGGAYAGHEGDGAGSLVPGASADFVILDGDPFRNPETIARCRVRETWLGGTRAFAATKS; this comes from the coding sequence ATGCCGGGCGACGCGGACGTCGTCCTGGTAGGCGGGAGGATTTTCACCGCGGCGCCGGAGCGGACGTGGGCGCACGCCCTAGCGGTCCGGGGAGAGCGGCTCGTCGCCGTGGGCACCGACGCCCAAGCCGAACGCTGGTCCGGCCGGCGCACGCGGCTCGTCGGCCTGCGCGGCCGCACCGTGGTCCCCGGATTCGTCGACGCGCACGCGCACATGGCGGAGTCGGCGGGGGAGCGCGGGTGGACGCGCCTCGACGGGGCTCGGGACCTCGCGGACGCCGTCGACCGGCTCCGTCGGGCGGCGGCCGCGACGCCGCGCGGCGGCTGGGTCATCGGGATCGACTGGGACGAGTCGAAGTGGCCGGAGCGGCGATACTTGGCGCGCGAGGACCTCGACCGGGCGTCGACCGATCACCGAGTCGTCGCGCGGCGGGTGGACTGCCACATGGGATCGCTGAACTCGCGGTCGCTCGAGGCGGCCGCGGACCTCGCCGGCACGCGGGGGTTCGAGGTCGACGGGTCCGGACGGCCGACCGGCATCCTGACGGAGGACGCGTTCGCGGCGTTCCACGCGCGGTTCGAGGCGGACGAAGCGGCGATCGAGCGGGGGCTGCCGTCGATGGCGCGGATGGCGCACCGGCTCGGCGTCACGTCGATCCACGACATCGTCGGCCCGGCGGAATGGCGGGCGTACCAGCGCGCGCGACGCGCGGGCCGGCTCCGCCTCCGCGTGTACGCGATGCCGCGCCACGCCCTCCTGGCGCCCCTGATCGAGGCGGGCCTCCGGACGGGATTCGGAGATCCGTGGTTGCGGCTCGGGGCGATCAAGATCTTCTCCGACGGCTCCCTGGGCGCGCACACCGCCGCACTCCGGGATCCGTACGCGGACCGCGCCGGCGAGAAAGGGATGCTCGTCCACGCGCCCTCGGAACTGCACGGCCTCCTGGAGCGAGCGCACCGGGCCGGATTCCAGACGGCCACGCACGCGATCGGCGACGCCGCGGTCCGCCTCGTCGTCGAGAGCCTCGAGGCGATCCAAGACGCGGGACCGCGGGACGACGCGCGCCATCGGATCGAACACTACGAGCTCCCGGACGAGGACGTCTTGCGGCACACGAAGGCCGCGGGCGTGATCGCCTCCTGCCAGCCGAATTTCGTGGGCCAGTGGAGCGCGCCCGGAGGGTTGTACGAGACGCGCCTCGGTCGCGCGCGCGTCGTCCGGAACAATCCCTATCGCCGGATCGTCCGCCGTCGGATCCCGCTCTGCTTCGGCTCCGACGGGATGCCGTACGGTCCCCTGTACGGCGTCCACTGGGCGGTCAACGGTCCGTTCCCGGACCAACGGATCTCCCCGGAAGAAGCGTTCCGGGCCTACACCGCGGGCGGCGCCTACGCCGGCCACGAAGGCGACGGCGCAGGCTCGCTCGTCCCCGGCGCCTCGGCGGACTTCGTCATCCTGGACGGCGACCCGTTCCGAAATCCGGAGACGATCGCCCGGTGCCGCGTCCGGGAGACGTGGCTCGGAGGGACGCGCGCCTTCGCCGCGACGAAATCGTGA
- a CDS encoding aminotransferase class I/II-fold pyridoxal phosphate-dependent enzyme: MALRTLNSRPTGFCASRRSADEGDDAIAAIETKEREDLAIRDRRVADRVQKFPESVIREMTRIATLHGAVNLAQGYPDFEPPPEVTEAAKRALDGGYNQYSITWGARELRDAIARRAKAFNGIDADPEANLVVTCGSTEAMMAAMLSLINEGDEAVIFEPFYENYGPDAIVSGARPRYVRMAWPDWTVDEEALKAAFTDRTKVLILNTPNNPTGKIFTRDELRVIADLCAEHDVVAVTDEIYEHIVFEGAKHVSLATVGDMAERTITINGLSKTYSATGWRVGWAIAPRTLASAMRRTHDFLTVGAPHPLQIATVAALNLPESYYRELARAYQAKRDAFVRGLQEVGLDCRLPAGAYYVMADFSAFPFPDDWSFAMYLVERLRVAVVPGSSFYGNPTDGQRFVRFMFSKKDETLREAVSRVQGLRDVR, translated from the coding sequence ATGGCTTTGCGCACCCTAAATTCTCGCCCGACAGGTTTTTGCGCCTCTCGACGTTCCGCGGACGAAGGAGACGACGCCATCGCCGCCATCGAGACGAAAGAGCGCGAGGACCTCGCGATCCGAGATCGCCGCGTCGCCGACCGCGTCCAGAAGTTCCCCGAGTCCGTCATCCGGGAGATGACCCGGATCGCGACGTTGCACGGTGCCGTGAACCTCGCCCAAGGCTACCCGGACTTCGAGCCGCCACCCGAGGTCACGGAGGCCGCGAAGCGCGCGCTCGACGGCGGCTACAACCAGTACTCGATCACGTGGGGGGCCCGCGAACTGCGCGACGCAATCGCGCGCCGGGCGAAGGCTTTCAACGGAATCGACGCGGACCCGGAGGCGAACCTCGTCGTAACGTGCGGCTCGACGGAGGCGATGATGGCCGCGATGCTCTCCCTGATCAACGAGGGCGACGAGGCGGTGATTTTCGAGCCGTTCTACGAGAACTACGGCCCCGACGCGATCGTGAGCGGTGCACGGCCCCGATACGTCCGGATGGCGTGGCCCGACTGGACCGTCGACGAGGAGGCGCTGAAGGCCGCCTTCACGGACCGCACGAAGGTCCTGATCCTGAACACGCCGAACAACCCGACGGGGAAGATCTTCACGCGCGACGAGCTGCGCGTCATCGCGGACCTGTGCGCGGAACACGACGTCGTCGCGGTGACGGACGAGATCTACGAGCACATCGTGTTCGAGGGCGCGAAGCACGTGTCCCTCGCGACCGTCGGCGACATGGCCGAGCGGACGATCACGATCAACGGACTCTCGAAGACGTACAGCGCGACGGGATGGCGGGTCGGGTGGGCGATCGCGCCGCGGACGCTCGCAAGTGCGATGCGCCGCACCCACGACTTCCTGACGGTCGGCGCGCCGCACCCGCTCCAGATCGCGACCGTCGCGGCGTTGAATCTCCCGGAGTCGTACTACCGCGAACTCGCGCGCGCGTACCAGGCGAAGCGGGACGCCTTCGTCCGCGGCCTCCAGGAAGTGGGCCTCGATTGCCGCCTCCCGGCCGGCGCGTACTACGTCATGGCGGATTTCTCCGCGTTCCCTTTCCCGGACGACTGGTCGTTCGCGATGTACCTCGTCGAGCGGCTCCGGGTCGCGGTCGTCCCGGGGAGCTCGTTCTACGGGAACCCGACGGACGGACAGCGGTTCGTCCGGTTCATGTTCTCGAAGAAGGACGAGACGCTCCGGGAGGCGGTCTCGCGGGTCCAAGGCCTGCGGGACGTGCGGTGA
- a CDS encoding transcriptional regulator yields the protein MKRDRLLEETRETLAKTGFFLSRPHGERGLSFDLVARRDDTLLIVKVLQNVDALAREMARELKVIARTLEGSPLVVGERTGTGGLEDGVIYNRFGVPILSRPTLLDFLEEGVPPFLYSAPGGLYVRLDASALRRLRGDRQISLGTLADIAGVSRRTIQMYLEGMSATMDVALRLEDYLNEPLVLPVDPFRFFDEPTGSGAPPPRAEGFERELFRRLERLGFAVLPTVKSPFDALSSREATTLLTGVADADLELDRKAEVVSNISRVVEKGSVMFVVRRSLRMSIRGVPVIAREELRRMRDSDDIEEMISERKG from the coding sequence ATGAAACGGGACCGGCTCCTGGAGGAGACGCGGGAGACGCTCGCGAAGACCGGCTTCTTCCTCTCCCGCCCGCACGGGGAACGTGGACTCTCGTTCGACCTCGTCGCCCGACGCGACGACACGCTCCTGATCGTCAAGGTGCTCCAGAACGTCGACGCGCTCGCCCGGGAGATGGCGCGCGAACTGAAGGTAATCGCTCGGACGCTCGAAGGATCGCCGCTCGTCGTCGGGGAGCGGACCGGGACGGGAGGGCTCGAGGACGGCGTCATCTACAACCGGTTCGGCGTGCCGATCCTGTCACGGCCCACGCTCCTGGACTTCCTCGAGGAAGGCGTGCCGCCCTTCCTGTACTCCGCTCCCGGCGGCCTGTACGTGCGGCTCGACGCCAGCGCGTTGCGCCGCCTCCGAGGGGACCGCCAGATCTCCCTCGGAACCCTCGCGGACATCGCGGGCGTCTCGCGCCGGACGATCCAGATGTACCTCGAGGGGATGTCCGCCACGATGGACGTCGCGCTCCGCCTGGAGGATTACCTCAACGAGCCGCTCGTCCTTCCGGTCGACCCGTTCCGGTTCTTCGACGAGCCGACGGGGTCGGGAGCCCCGCCGCCGCGGGCGGAGGGCTTCGAGCGAGAGCTGTTCCGGCGGCTCGAGCGACTCGGCTTCGCGGTCCTGCCGACGGTCAAGAGCCCGTTCGACGCGCTCTCGAGCCGCGAGGCGACGACCCTCCTGACGGGTGTCGCGGACGCGGATCTCGAACTCGACCGGAAGGCGGAGGTTGTGTCGAACATCAGCCGCGTGGTCGAGAAGGGCTCCGTGATGTTCGTCGTGCGCCGGTCCCTTCGCATGAGCATCCGCGGCGTGCCAGTCATCGCCCGCGAGGAGCTGCGCCGGATGCGCGACTCCGACGACATCGAGGAGATGATTTCCGAGAGGAAAGGCTGA
- a CDS encoding HAD family hydrolase translates to MDVLLDLWGVLLDSGRMASAYRARTASLLAARYGGTREDWSRAHDVAGGWYADHMDRPETWARGTWLEVVDSADAEHLVRLFREAGIARPPDPLLTARSLEREAMSGIDAAFPDARPAVARLKRSGHRAFVATNATESNARGALAGASLLESMDGVFTGERLATGKARDAYWRAVRTIVGGRPVPPVIVDDRLDYLEAASTVGIVALLLDRKAAHRPEAMPAYVQATLRNLAGLPHWVEHRAASTPN, encoded by the coding sequence GTGGACGTGCTCCTGGACCTCTGGGGCGTCCTCCTCGATTCCGGGCGGATGGCCTCCGCCTACCGCGCCCGCACCGCGAGCCTCCTCGCCGCGCGGTACGGCGGCACTCGGGAGGACTGGAGCCGGGCGCACGACGTCGCGGGCGGATGGTACGCGGACCACATGGACCGTCCGGAAACGTGGGCGCGGGGGACGTGGCTCGAGGTCGTCGATTCGGCGGACGCGGAGCACCTCGTCCGCCTGTTCCGGGAGGCGGGCATCGCGCGGCCCCCGGATCCGCTCCTGACCGCTCGCTCCCTCGAGCGGGAAGCGATGTCCGGCATCGACGCGGCGTTCCCCGACGCCCGGCCCGCCGTGGCGCGCCTGAAGCGGAGCGGCCATCGGGCGTTCGTGGCCACGAACGCGACGGAATCCAACGCGCGCGGCGCCCTGGCGGGAGCCTCCCTCCTCGAATCCATGGACGGCGTATTCACGGGAGAACGACTCGCGACGGGCAAGGCCCGCGATGCGTACTGGCGGGCGGTGCGGACGATCGTCGGCGGGCGGCCCGTGCCCCCCGTCATCGTGGACGACCGGCTCGACTACCTGGAGGCGGCGTCCACCGTTGGGATCGTCGCGCTCCTCCTCGACCGGAAGGCGGCGCACCGCCCCGAGGCTATGCCCGCGTACGTCCAGGCCACGTTGCGGAACCTCGCGGGCCTCCCACACTGGGTCGAGCACCGTGCGGCTTCGACGCCCAACTGA
- a CDS encoding PhzF family phenazine biosynthesis protein has product MSDRFFDFWWVDVFTGVPLTGNPLAVFPRATGLRPTEMAAVAREMNLSETTFVFPPTNPAADYRNRIFTPGGEIPFAGHPSIGTAFVAALEGIVPHPEGSSVVHQELQIGVLPLELLCEGGQVKKFIMTQGEPVLGPKVKNVEALAKALQVRSRDIGPKGLVPQVAATGIPSLQVPFRSLEVVKELDPDRRALQKILSKFGEKIVCYVFALEAETPGAHVHARGLVPELGIEDPATGSAAGACGAYLAANGTLPAPTFVIEQGIEIHHASRIEVTVETEGGKPKVVRVGGQCVAIIRGNLRLP; this is encoded by the coding sequence ATGTCGGACCGTTTCTTCGACTTCTGGTGGGTCGACGTTTTCACAGGCGTTCCGCTCACGGGAAACCCGCTCGCGGTGTTCCCCCGGGCCACGGGCCTACGGCCGACGGAGATGGCGGCGGTCGCCCGGGAGATGAATCTCTCCGAGACGACGTTCGTCTTTCCGCCAACGAACCCCGCGGCCGATTACCGCAACCGCATCTTCACCCCGGGCGGCGAGATCCCGTTCGCCGGGCACCCGTCGATCGGCACGGCGTTCGTCGCGGCCCTCGAAGGGATCGTCCCGCATCCCGAGGGTTCGTCCGTCGTGCACCAGGAACTGCAAATCGGCGTCCTGCCGCTCGAGCTGCTCTGCGAGGGCGGCCAGGTGAAGAAATTCATCATGACCCAAGGCGAACCGGTCCTCGGGCCGAAGGTGAAGAACGTCGAGGCGCTCGCGAAGGCGCTCCAGGTCCGCAGCCGAGACATCGGGCCGAAGGGGCTCGTCCCGCAGGTCGCGGCCACGGGGATCCCATCGTTGCAAGTGCCCTTCCGGAGCCTCGAGGTCGTGAAGGAACTGGATCCGGATCGGAGGGCGCTCCAGAAGATCCTCTCGAAGTTCGGCGAGAAGATCGTATGCTATGTGTTCGCCCTCGAGGCCGAGACGCCCGGAGCCCACGTCCACGCGCGGGGGTTGGTGCCGGAACTCGGCATCGAGGACCCAGCGACGGGCAGCGCAGCGGGCGCGTGCGGCGCGTACCTCGCGGCGAACGGGACGCTGCCCGCGCCGACGTTCGTCATCGAACAGGGGATTGAGATTCACCATGCATCGCGGATCGAGGTGACCGTAGAGACGGAGGGCGGGAAGCCGAAGGTCGTCCGCGTCGGCGGCCAATGCGTCGCGATTATCCGCGGAAATCTCCGGCTGCCCTGA
- the endA gene encoding tRNA-intron lyase, with the protein MAGELVGDRVVVEDPAEGSALHNRGFFGRPRAGGGLDLDLLEAIYLVEADRLEVRRKGRAVPARELFRAATTAVDSFEIRYLVYRDLRQRGYVVEARTGPVDFQVYPRGGAPRKTPSRYWVRAVSERAVFDLAELLERAEEAAGVRKTLLLGLVDEESDLTYYSVREAQPKGHRPVERPNGRIVAHFLGDRAVVIDEDEARALHAAGFFGKVIGRRLQLSLLETAYLAKAGFVEVRNGTTDRPIRLARLVKEAAAVQPDFSLRLRAYEDLIDRGVISKTGFKFGSHFRAYEGDPETHHAKYLVHVVPKGHRGAWPEISRAVRLAHGVKKQILFGEVGDGVRYVKLERVRP; encoded by the coding sequence ATGGCGGGCGAGTTGGTCGGGGACCGCGTCGTAGTCGAGGATCCCGCCGAAGGCAGCGCCCTCCACAACCGCGGGTTCTTCGGGCGGCCGCGCGCCGGCGGAGGCTTGGACCTCGACCTCCTCGAGGCGATCTACCTCGTCGAAGCGGACCGCCTCGAGGTCCGGAGAAAGGGTCGGGCGGTGCCCGCGCGGGAGCTGTTCCGCGCGGCGACCACGGCGGTCGACTCGTTCGAGATCCGGTATCTCGTCTACCGGGACCTGCGGCAGCGCGGGTACGTCGTCGAGGCGCGCACCGGTCCCGTCGACTTCCAGGTGTATCCGCGCGGCGGCGCGCCCCGGAAGACGCCGAGCCGCTACTGGGTCCGGGCCGTGAGCGAACGCGCCGTGTTCGATCTCGCGGAGCTCCTCGAGCGCGCGGAGGAGGCGGCGGGCGTCCGGAAGACGCTCCTCCTCGGCCTCGTCGACGAGGAGAGCGACCTGACGTACTACAGCGTGCGGGAGGCGCAACCGAAGGGGCACCGGCCGGTCGAGCGGCCGAATGGGCGCATCGTCGCGCACTTCCTCGGAGACCGTGCGGTCGTGATCGACGAGGACGAGGCGAGGGCCTTGCACGCGGCAGGCTTCTTCGGCAAGGTGATCGGACGTCGGCTTCAGCTGAGCCTCCTCGAGACCGCGTACCTGGCGAAGGCCGGCTTCGTCGAGGTGCGGAACGGGACGACGGATCGGCCGATCCGCCTGGCGCGCCTCGTCAAGGAAGCGGCGGCGGTGCAGCCGGACTTCTCGTTGCGCCTCCGGGCCTACGAGGACCTGATCGATCGCGGGGTGATCTCGAAGACGGGCTTCAAGTTCGGGTCGCACTTCCGCGCATACGAGGGCGATCCGGAGACGCACCACGCGAAGTACCTCGTCCACGTCGTCCCGAAGGGCCATCGAGGCGCGTGGCCCGAGATCAGCCGCGCCGTCCGGCTCGCCCATGGGGTGAAGAAGCAGATCCTCTTCGGTGAGGTCGGGGACGGCGTGCGCTACGTGAAGCTCGAGCGCGTCCGCCCGTGA